The following coding sequences lie in one Monomorium pharaonis isolate MP-MQ-018 chromosome 1, ASM1337386v2, whole genome shotgun sequence genomic window:
- the LOC105832517 gene encoding stabilizer of axonemal microtubules 1, translated as MEVVEVCSKRKASSCTKTMACPCKTKYKRYVQPPRTKSFAPERLYKIPSEQFEDRTTYHLSYLNVDRAAARCARLQPIRPVQAFQKSTGKFFDETTNKLSYQPVWQTVKAEPIIPKRRLLSTGVMETVTTVRHDYGMKHVERPEMIIPCGNIRTSSAPLDDTTMAKMSYVSPGLIEPVISFKPILKYRPSSQALSKETTQKLSYQPFAVVKKEFHPWTQRPVYKPPDVAMCGKTTYSESYMENDTVSMEKPFLPVTACVLPYGAEFADKTIYKESYLPGDTERMEPVVPCGNLFIPDVKMSADTTSKLSYQPVWTEKRKPFLPRVKTTLATAKMQSETTTRCEYVAKTTLRPDLIVPSGNIRTVDVPLEGDTTTGLSYIKPDVIKPVHSYKPVTQYYRPEIKIDCETINKLSYQTWTPQPKEELPWARRSKYQAPEHPMTSDTVYHMSYPVPGHYVEDDSSAKCPCPIEQTE; from the exons ATGGAGGTTGTCGAGGTTTGTTCAAAAAGGAAAGCCTCATCATGTACCAAAACGATGGCATGTCCATGCAAGACAAAA TACAAAAGATACGTGCAGCCACCACGTACAAAATCCTTTGCACCAGAgcgattatataaaataccgTCGGAACAATTTGAAGACAGAACGACGTATCACTTGTCTTATCTGAATGTCGATCGCGCAGCGGCACGTTGTGCGCGACTGCAACCAATTCGTCCCGTCCAAGCTTTTCAAAAAAGTACTGGCAAGTTTTTCGACGaaacaacaaataaattatcttaccAACCTGTATGGCAGACCGTAAAAGCAGAGCCTATCATACCGAAACGTCG ACTATTGAGTACAGGCGTAATGGAAACTGTAACGACGGTCCGTCACGATTACGGGATGAAACACGTGGAGAGACCAGAAATGATTATACCCTGCGGAAATATTCGCACAAGTTCAGCTCCGTTGGATGACACAACGATGGCAAAAATGTCTTACGTTTCTCCAGGACTTATTGAACCTGTAATCAGTTTCAAACCAATATTAAAGTATCGTCCATCGAGCCAGGCACTTTCAAAAGAGACGACGCAAAAGCTAAGCTACCAGCCCTTTGCCGTTGTTAAGAAAGAGTTCCATCCTTGGACGCAGAGGCCAGTGTACAA GCCACCGGACGTTGCAATGTGCGGCAAGACTACTTATTCCGAAAGCTATATGGAGAACGATACGGTTTCCATGGAGAAGCCCTTCCTCCCCGTCACGGCATGCGTACTTCCTTACGGCGCGGAATTCGCGGATAAAACCATCTACAAGGAGAGCTATCTACCGGGTGACACGGAGCGCATGGAACCGGTTGTTCCCTGTGGCAATCTCTTTATCCCCGACGTAAAAATGTCCGCCGATACTACTAGCAAG TTGAGTTATCAACCAGTCTGGACTGAGAAGCGAAAACCGTTTCTGCCACGCGTTAAGACCACGTTGGCAACCGCTAAAATGCAATCAGAAACGACGACTCGTTGCGAATACGTAGCGAAAACGACGTTACGTCCGGACCTTATCGTCCCCTCCGGCAACATCCGCACAGTCGACGTACCGTTGGAGGGAGACACGACCACTGGATTATCTTACATAAAACCCGACGTGATAAAACCTGTTCACAGCTACAAGCCCGTTACGCAATATTATAG GCCGGAAATTAAGATCGACTGCGAgacgataaataaattatcgtaTCAAACGTGGACGCCGCAACCTAAAGAGGAACTTCCGTGGGCTCGAAGGAGCAAATATCAAGCCCCGGAACATCCGATGACCAGCGACACAGTTTATCACATGAGTTATCCCGTGCCAGGTCATTATGTCGAGGACGATTCGAGCGCGAAGTGTCCTTGCCCGATCGAACAAACAGAATAA
- the LOC105832516 gene encoding phosphatidylinositol 4-kinase type 2-alpha, which translates to MSDSEQRQLHVPYREYHSQNNTSPATTAAAATAAAALVETDALVDLSIACPVTSGSSSSSSSSHHHQRLSSSQNDQPPSPSTADLLPDVEFIPGLSNDQTLTIDSSGIDRESQPLLGRLELDVTFNRFPDDPQFSELVWQAECAIDNGVYPERIYQGSSGSYFVKNPAGKIIGVFKPKDEEPYGRLNPKWTKWMHKLCCPCCFGRSCLIPNQGYLSEAGASLVDRKLGLGIVPNTRVVKLVSEVFNYPRLDRQKARMKQAIMDQFPTVGSHFNRIGLPPKVGSFQVFVDNYKDADYWLRRWENESMPTRLSREFQLQFERLVILDYIIRNTDRGNDNWLIKYDTSISKNGSEQGEVKIAAIDNGLAFPFKHPDSWRAYPYHWAWLTQAKQPFSEVTRELVLPQLSDQNFVQDLCDDLYQLFKQDKGFDKHHFDKQMSVMRGQILNLQQALKDAKSPVQLVQMPAVIVEKAKGNGTPRLFSFSDTFTQRFQNKSPFFSWC; encoded by the exons ATGAGCGACTCCGAACAACGGCAGTTGCACGTGCCTTACCGAGAGTACCACAGCCAGAATAACACCAGCCCCGCCACCACCGCAGCAgccgccaccgccgctgcCGCTCTGGTGGAGACCGATGCGCTGGTGGACCTGTCCATCGCGTGTCCCGTGACcagcggcagcagcagcagtagcaGTAGTAGCCATCATCATCAACGCCTGTCGTCATCGCAAAACGATcagccgccgtcgccgtcgacAGCTGACCTGCTTCCAGACGTCGAGTTCATTCCCGGCTTGAGCAACGACCAAACCCTAACCATAGATTCCTCCGGGATCGACCGGGAGAGCCAGCCTCTCCTCGGTCGCTTGGAGCTCGACGTCACGTTCAACAGATTTCCAG ATGATCCACAATTCTCAGAACTGGTTTGGCAGGCTGAATGCGCGATAGACAATGGAGTTTACCCAGAGAGGATATACCAGGGTTCCAGCGGAAGTTACTTTGTCAAAAATCCAGCTGGG AAAATTATAGGTGTGTTCAAACCAAAAGACGAGGAGCCTTATGGCAGGTTGAATCCAAAATGGACAAAATGGATGCACAAGCTCTGCTGTCCATGCTGTTTTGGCAGGAGTTGTCTGATTCCAAATCAAGGATACCTCAGCGAGGCGGGCGCCAGCCTGGTCGATCGCAAGCTCGGCCTCGGCATCGTGCCGAACACCAGAGTGGTAAAACTCGTCAGCGAAGTGTTCAATTATCCCCGTTTAGATCGTCAGAAGGCGCGCATGAAGCAGGCGATTATGGACCAGTTCCCCACGGTAGGATCGCATTTCAATCGCATTGGTCTACCACCTAAAGTCGGTTCCTTCCAAGTTTTCGTGGATAACTACAAGGACGCCGATTACTGGCTGAGACGATGGGAGAACGAGTCCATGCCAACGCGCCTGAGTAGAGAATTCCAGCTTCAGTTCGAGCGTTTAGTCATCCTGGATTATATCATCAGAAATACAGATAGGG GTAATGACAATTGGTTAATCAAGTACGACACTAGCATTAGCAAAAATGGATCTGAACAGGGTGAAGTGAAAATCGCGGCGATTGACAATGGCCTGGCTTTTCCCTTTAAACATCCAGATTCTTGGAGGGCGTATCCTTACCACTGGGCATGGTTAACTCAGGCGAAACAGCCATTCAGCGAAGTCACGAGGGAGCTAGTCTTACCGCAACTCTCGGACCAGAATTTCGTACAGGATCTCTGCGATGATTTGTATCAGCTATTCAAA CAAGACAAAGGCTTCGACAAACATCACTTCGACAAGCAAATGAGCGTGATGCGCGGCCAAATTTTGAACCTGCAACAGGCACTGAAAGACGCCAAGAGCCCCGTGCAATTGGTACAAATGCCGGCTGTAATTGTGGAAAa gGCCAAAGGAAACGGTACTCCCAGGTTGTTTTCATTTTCTGACACGTTTACCCAACGCTTCCAGAACAAGAGTCCTTTTTTCTCATGGTGTTGA